In a single window of the Cucurbita pepo subsp. pepo cultivar mu-cu-16 chromosome LG18, ASM280686v2, whole genome shotgun sequence genome:
- the LOC111780186 gene encoding cytochrome P450 CYP72A219-like isoform X3, producing the protein MEILGSIRVSIWAVAVVCLAVWGWRFLNWIWLRPKKLERCLRKQGFAGNPYRLLTGDMKDIATMREQAISSPMNFSHDIAPRVIPSINHTIHKYGKNSFMWIGPYPSVHIMDPDQLKAALSLMHDVRKPSINPLQRLLFDGLTDHEGPKWVKHRKIINPAFHFKQLKDMVPAMCESCTEMIRKWEEGVSKDGYYELDVMPHLGNLAADVISRTAFGSSYEEGKMIFIRLKQLINLFVKATSTVYIPGWRFVPTKSNNRMKKISKELKALLLDVINKRQRAMMAGEAMHNDLLSILLQSNLKEIQEHGNNDVGMSIKDIVDECRVFYLAGQETTAMLLVWTMVLLSSYTRWQDLAREEVLQVFGNNKPDFDGLNRLKIVTMILNEVLRLYPPAAVVSRLVQNETKLEKLSFPAGVMLSFPIIFIHRDKKLWGDDANEFNPDRFAEGVSKATQNQAGFFPFGWGPRICIGQNFAIIEAKIALSMILQHFSFELSSSYTHAPTSNLTTRPQHGAHIMLCKL; encoded by the exons ATGGAGATATTGGGGAGTATTAGGGTTTCCATTTGGGCGGTGGCTGTGGTGTGTTTAGCCGTATGGGGATGGAGATTTTTGAACTGGATTTGGCTGAGGCCCAAGAAGCTTGAGAGGTGCCTCAGAAAGCAAGGCTTCGCCGGGAATCCTTACCGGCTTCTCACCGGCGACATGAAGGACATAGCCACCATGAGGGAGCAGGCCATATCCAGCCCCATGAACTTCTCCCATGATATTGCTCCACGTGTCATCCCCTCCATAAATCATACCATCCACAAATATG GAAAGAACTCATTCATGTGGATTGGACCATATCCAAGCGTGCACATCATGGACCCTGATCAACTCAAAGCTGCACTTTCTTTAATGCATGATGTTCGAAAGCCGTCTATCAACCCTCTTCAAAGGTTGCTTTTCGATGGACTTACGGATCATGAAGGACCCAAATGGGTTAAGCATAGAAAGATAATCAATCCAGCCTTTCATTTCAAACAATTGAAG GACATGGTGCCTGCAATGTGTGAGAGTTGCACGGAGATGATTAGGAAATGGGAAGAAGGAGTCTCAAAAGATGGATATTATGAATTGGATGTGATGCCTCATTTGGGAAACTTGGCAGCTGATGTGATTTCTCGAACAGCATTTGGAAGCAGCtatgaagaaggaaaaatgatCTTTATACGTCTAAAACAACTTATCAATCTATTCGTTAAAGCTACATCTACAGTTTACATACCCGGATGGAG GTTTGTACCGACGAAGTCGAACAAtagaatgaaaaagataagCAAAGAATTAAAAGCGTTGCTCTTGGATGTTATCAACAAAAGGCAAAGGGCTATGATGGCAGGTGAAGCTATGCATAATGATCTATTAAGCATCCTCTTAcaatcaaatttgaaagaaattcaaGAGCACGGAAACAACGATGTCGGAATGAGTATCAAAGAC ATAGTAGACGAGTGTAGAGTTTTTTACCTTGCTGGGCAAGAAACCACAGCAATGCTACTAGTTTGGACAATGGTTTTATTGAGTTCATACACAAGATGGCAAGATCTAGCAAGAGAAGAGGTCCTACAAGTGTTTGGTAACAACAAACCAGATTTTGATGGTTTAAATCGCCTAAAAATT GTTACTATGATATTGAACGAAGTCTTAAGATTATACCCACCAGCAGCAGTGGTTTCTCGTCTCGTTCAAAACGAAACAAAGCTTGAAAAATTGAGTTTTCCAGCAGGAGTGATGCTGAGTtttccaattatttttatccatCGTGATAAGAAGTTATGGGGTGATGATGCAAATGAGTTTAATCCCGACAGATTTGCTGAGGGAGTTTCAAAAGCAACACAAAATCAAGCTGGGTTCTTCCCGTTTGGATGGGGTCCTCGCATATGCATCGGACAGAACTTTGCCATAATTGAGGCCAAAATTGCTCTATCCATGATTCTACAACACTTTTCTTTTGAGCTTTCATCGTCTTATACGCATGCTCCAACATCCAATTTAACTACTAGACCTCAACATGGAGCTCATATCATGCTATGTAAACTTTAG
- the LOC111780186 gene encoding cytochrome P450 CYP72A219-like isoform X1 translates to MEILGSIRVSIWAVAVVCLAVWGWRFLNWIWLRPKKLERCLRKQGFAGNPYRLLTGDMKDIATMREQAISSPMNFSHDIAPRVIPSINHTIHKYGKNSFMWIGPYPSVHIMDPDQLKAALSLMHDVRKPSINPLQRLLFDGLTDHEGPKWVKHRKIINPAFHFKQLKDMVPAMCESCTEMIRKWEEGVSKDGYYELDVMPHLGNLAADVISRTAFGSSYEEGKMIFIRLKQLINLFVKATSTVYIPGWRFVPTKSNNRMKKISKELKALLLDVINKRQRAMMAGEAMHNDLLSILLQSNLKEIQEHGNNDVGMSIKDIVDECRVFYLAGQETTAMLLVWTMVLLSSYTRWQDLAREEVLQVFGNNKPDFDGLNRLKIVTMILNEVLRLYPPAAVVSRLVQNETKLEKLSFPAGVMLSFPIIFIHRDKKLWGDDANEFNPDRFAEGVSKATQNQAGFFPFGWGPRICIGQNFAIIEAKIALSMILQHFSFELSSSYTHAPTSNLTTRPQHGAHIMLCKL, encoded by the exons ATGGAGATATTGGGGAGTATTAGGGTTTCCATTTGGGCGGTGGCTGTGGTGTGTTTAGCCGTATGGGGATGGAGATTTTTGAACTGGATTTGGCTGAGGCCCAAGAAGCTTGAGAGGTGCCTCAGAAAGCAAGGCTTCGCCGGGAATCCTTACCGGCTTCTCACCGGCGACATGAAGGACATAGCCACCATGAGGGAGCAGGCCATATCCAGCCCCATGAACTTCTCCCATGATATTGCTCCACGTGTCATCCCCTCCATAAATCATACCATCCACAAATATG GAAAGAACTCATTCATGTGGATTGGACCATATCCAAGCGTGCACATCATGGACCCTGATCAACTCAAAGCTGCACTTTCTTTAATGCATGATGTTCGAAAGCCGTCTATCAACCCTCTTCAAAGGTTGCTTTTCGATGGACTTACGGATCATGAAGGACCCAAATGGGTTAAGCATAGAAAGATAATCAATCCAGCCTTTCATTTCAAACAATTGAAG GACATGGTGCCTGCAATGTGTGAGAGTTGCACGGAGATGATTAGGAAATGGGAAGAAGGAGTCTCAAAAGATGGATATTATGAATTGGATGTGATGCCTCATTTGGGAAACTTGGCAGCTGATGTGATTTCTCGAACAGCATTTGGAAGCAGCtatgaagaaggaaaaatgatCTTTATACGTCTAAAACAACTTATCAATCTATTCGTTAAAGCTACATCTACAGTTTACATACCCGGATGGAG GTTTGTACCGACGAAGTCGAACAAtagaatgaaaaagataagCAAAGAATTAAAAGCGTTGCTCTTGGATGTTATCAACAAAAGGCAAAGGGCTATGATGGCAGGTGAAGCTATGCATAATGATCTATTAAGCATCCTCTTAcaatcaaatttgaaagaaattcaaGAGCACGGAAACAACGATGTCGGAATGAGTATCAAAGACATAGTAGACGAGTGTAGAGTTTTTTACCTTGCTGGGCAAGAAACCACAGCAATGCTACTAGTTTGGACAATGGTTTTATTGAGTTCATACACAAGATGGCAAGATCTAGCAAGAGAAGAGGTCCTACAAGTGTTTGGTAACAACAAACCAGATTTTGATGGTTTAAATCGCCTAAAAATT GTTACTATGATATTGAACGAAGTCTTAAGATTATACCCACCAGCAGCAGTGGTTTCTCGTCTCGTTCAAAACGAAACAAAGCTTGAAAAATTGAGTTTTCCAGCAGGAGTGATGCTGAGTtttccaattatttttatccatCGTGATAAGAAGTTATGGGGTGATGATGCAAATGAGTTTAATCCCGACAGATTTGCTGAGGGAGTTTCAAAAGCAACACAAAATCAAGCTGGGTTCTTCCCGTTTGGATGGGGTCCTCGCATATGCATCGGACAGAACTTTGCCATAATTGAGGCCAAAATTGCTCTATCCATGATTCTACAACACTTTTCTTTTGAGCTTTCATCGTCTTATACGCATGCTCCAACATCCAATTTAACTACTAGACCTCAACATGGAGCTCATATCATGCTATGTAAACTTTAG
- the LOC111780186 gene encoding cytochrome P450 CYP72A219-like isoform X2 — MEILGSIRVSIWAVAVVCLAVWGWRFLNWIWLRPKKLERCLRKQGFAGNPYRLLTGDMKDIATMREQAISSPMNFSHDIAPRVIPSINHTIHKYGKNSFMWIGPYPSVHIMDPDQLKAALSLMHDVRKPSINPLQRLLFDGLTDHEGPKWVKHRKIINPAFHFKQLKDMVPAMCESCTEMIRKWEEGVSKDGYYELDVMPHLGNLAADVISRTAFGSSYEEGKMIFIRLKQLINLFVKATSTVYIPGWRFVPTKSNNRMKKISKELKALLLDVINKRQRAMMAGEAMHNDLLSILLQSNLKEIQEHGNNDVGMSIKDIVDECRVFYLAGQETTAMLLVWTMVLLSSYTRWQDLAREEVLQVFGNNKPDFDGLNRLKIVTMILNEVLRLYPPAAVVSRLVQNETKLEKLSFPAGVMLSFPIIFIHRDKKLWGDDANEFNPDRFAEGVSKATQNQAGFFPFGWGPRICIGQNFAIIEAKIALSMILQHFSFELSSSYTHAPTSNLTTRPQHGAHIMLCKL; from the exons ATGGAGATATTGGGGAGTATTAGGGTTTCCATTTGGGCGGTGGCTGTGGTGTGTTTAGCCGTATGGGGATGGAGATTTTTGAACTGGATTTGGCTGAGGCCCAAGAAGCTTGAGAGGTGCCTCAGAAAGCAAGGCTTCGCCGGGAATCCTTACCGGCTTCTCACCGGCGACATGAAGGACATAGCCACCATGAGGGAGCAGGCCATATCCAGCCCCATGAACTTCTCCCATGATATTGCTCCACGTGTCATCCCCTCCATAAATCATACCATCCACAAATATG GAAAGAACTCATTCATGTGGATTGGACCATATCCAAGCGTGCACATCATGGACCCTGATCAACTCAAAGCTGCACTTTCTTTAATGCATGATGTTCGAAAGCCGTCTATCAACCCTCTTCAAAGGTTGCTTTTCGATGGACTTACGGATCATGAAGGACCCAAATGGGTTAAGCATAGAAAGATAATCAATCCAGCCTTTCATTTCAAACAATTGAAG GACATGGTGCCTGCAATGTGTGAGAGTTGCACGGAGATGATTAGGAAATGGGAAGAAGGAGTCTCAAAAGATGGATATTATGAATTGGATGTGATGCCTCATTTGGGAAACTTGGCAGCTGATGTGATTTCTCGAACAGCATTTGGAAGCAGCtatgaagaaggaaaaatgatCTTTATACGTCTAAAACAACTTATCAATCTATTCGTTAAAGCTACATCTACAGTTTACATACCCGGATGGAG GTTTGTACCGACGAAGTCGAACAAtagaatgaaaaagataagCAAAGAATTAAAAGCGTTGCTCTTGGATGTTATCAACAAAAGGCAAAGGGCTATGATGGCAGGTGAAGCTATGCATAATGATCTATTAAGCATCCTCTTAcaatcaaatttgaaagaaattcaaGAGCACGGAAACAACGAT GTCGGAATGAGTATCAAAGACATAGTAGACGAGTGTAGAGTTTTTTACCTTGCTGGGCAAGAAACCACAGCAATGCTACTAGTTTGGACAATGGTTTTATTGAGTTCATACACAAGATGGCAAGATCTAGCAAGAGAAGAGGTCCTACAAGTGTTTGGTAACAACAAACCAGATTTTGATGGTTTAAATCGCCTAAAAATT GTTACTATGATATTGAACGAAGTCTTAAGATTATACCCACCAGCAGCAGTGGTTTCTCGTCTCGTTCAAAACGAAACAAAGCTTGAAAAATTGAGTTTTCCAGCAGGAGTGATGCTGAGTtttccaattatttttatccatCGTGATAAGAAGTTATGGGGTGATGATGCAAATGAGTTTAATCCCGACAGATTTGCTGAGGGAGTTTCAAAAGCAACACAAAATCAAGCTGGGTTCTTCCCGTTTGGATGGGGTCCTCGCATATGCATCGGACAGAACTTTGCCATAATTGAGGCCAAAATTGCTCTATCCATGATTCTACAACACTTTTCTTTTGAGCTTTCATCGTCTTATACGCATGCTCCAACATCCAATTTAACTACTAGACCTCAACATGGAGCTCATATCATGCTATGTAAACTTTAG